The DNA segment CCCAAGGGATTTTATCCGCGAAAAACTCTAGCGCGAAAAAGACGCCCGAGATGCCGAGAATCCAGTCGTCGCCGAGGAAGGCGAGCTGCTGGAAGTCGCCGCTCAACGTGATCCAATGCATGCGGATCGCCAGCCCGCTGGCGAAGACGGTGAGATACAGATTGAGCCCGGAAAGCATGGCCAGGCCAAAGGCGATGCCCAATAAATGGAGGCTGTTCATGCGCCCGCATCCTGAACCGGGAAACGCCCACGTGCCAGAGCCGAATTCGTGGGAAAAGCCCATTTCGAGTGCGGGAATGCCGCCAACCGTGCCGAAAACACTCCTCCCGCAGCCGGAATGGTATCCCCTACGCGTCGGCAGGCATTCCGCGCTTTGCACCGGCTTCGCCATCTGCCATAACTGCATGCGATGACTCCACAAACGCAAATCGAGCCCGCCGTGTTGGAGGACATCCCGCAACTCACCGAGCTGCTTTATGACCTGTTTTCGCAGGAACCCGACTTCCGGCCCGACACCGAATTGCAGATGCATGGCCTGAAAATGATTCTCGAACAGCCCAATCGCGGTCGCATTTTCGTCCTGCGGAGTCAGAACGCGATCATCGGCATGATCAACCTGCTCTTTACCATCAGCACCGCCGAGGGTGGAATGGTCATCCTCCTCGAAGATTTGGTCGTGCGGCAGCAGCATCGCGGCCAGGGTTACGGCACGCAGCTCCTCGAATACGCTTTTAACTTCGCCCGGCAGAAAAATTTCCTACGCATCACCCTGCTGACCGATCGAATCAACGAGGCGACGATCAAATTTTATCAGAAACACGGGTTCGTCACGTCGGACATGGTCCCGATGCGTTACTGGATCAAACGCGCGGGCGAATGACGGATTTCGTCGATCTCGGACATACCCGGGTGGATGTCGCCCGGGAAGCGCGCTGCGGATTTCCCGAGGTGGTCTTTTGCGAAAGCAAGACGCCGGAGCAGGTGGCCGACATTGCGATGGTGCTGGTGGAGAAAAACGGGCTTTTTCTCGGCACGCGGACGAGTCGCGAGCATTTTGCAGCGGTCGCTGGCCGTCTGCCGGAGGCGATTTACCACGAACTGGCCCGCTGCATTACCTGGCAAAAAAACACAGTCGAGTTCCATGCCACTGTGGCCGTGGTCTGCGCGGGAACGTCCGATTTGCCGGTCGCCGAGGAAGCGCGCGTGACTCTGGAGGCGTTTGGCAACGCCACGAAATCTTTCACCGACATCGGGATCGCGGGCCTGCATCGGCTGCTGTCCGTTCGCGACGAAATCGAGGCCTGCGACGTGATCATTGTGGTCGCCGGAATGGAGGGCGCGCTGCCCAGTGCCGTCTCGGGGTTGACCAGCAAACCGGTGATCGCCGTGCCGACAAGCGTCGGCTACGGGGCGAATTTCGGTGGTTTGGCCGCGCTCCTCGGGATGCTGAATAGCTGCGGCAGCGGCGTGACGGTGGTGAACATCGACAACGGCTTTGGAGCGGCGTACGCGGCGGCGAGCATCACGCGATTGCTGAAGAGAAACTGAGTTTTTTAAACGGCGTCGGCGAGTTTCGGCATTTCGGTGAGAGCCGATTCGACTTTGGGCGGAACGGCGGGTTGGAAGTTGTTCGTGATCAGGCGGGCCGCTTTTCCGAAGGTGAAGTAGGAGTAAGTCCACTGGGCGAAAACGAGGAACTGATTGCGAAATCCGACGAGAAACGCCAGGTGGACGAAGAGCCATGCCAGCCATGCGGGTAAGCCCGTGAATTTAATCCAATGCAGGTCGGCGACGGCCCGGTTGCGCCCGATGGTGGCCATGCTGCCCTTGTCCCAATACTCGAATGGAGTCGTCGCCCGACCGCTGGCGAGCGCGAGGACGTTCTTCGCCGCATGCTGTCCCATTTGAATGGCGACGGGCGAAACTCCGGGCAGCGGCTGGCCTTTTTTGTCAGTGAAATGCGCCATGTCGCCTAGCGCGAAGATTTCCGGGTGACCGGCAATGGATAAATCGGGCTGCACCAGGACGCGTCCGGGACGATCCACTTCGCCGAGCATTTTCGCCAGTGGCGAGGCGGCGTTGCCCGCGGCCCAGATGACGGTGTTGGCGTTGATGTGCTCGCCTTCGACGGTGACGCCGGAGGCATCGACGTTGGTCACTTTCTGATGCACGCGCACATCGACACCGAGTTCCGCGAGATCGTCGTAGGCGGCGGCGGAGAGGTCTTCATCAAACATCCCGAGGACACGCGGCGCGGCGTCGATGAGGATGATACGACTCACACTCGGATCGATTTTTCGGAAATCGCGCTTCAGCGCCTGTCGCGAAAGTTCGCCGATAGCCCCGGCCATTTCGACGCCGGTCGGGCCGCCGCCGATAACGATGAAAGTCAGCGCAGCCTGCTGTTCCTCGGGAGTTTTCGCTTTTTCGGCGACCTCAAAGGCCGTGAAAATCCGCCGCCGAATCTCGACCGCGTCCTCCAAAGTTTTCAAGCCGGGAGCAAATTGCTCCCATTCCGGGTGGCCAAAATACGAGTGGCGGGCCCCGGTGGCGACGACGAGGAAGTCGTAGGAAAACGCGTCGTCCTTCGTCGTGACCGTCCGGGCGTTGATATCAATGGAAGTCACCTCAGACCAGAGCACGCGGATGTTTTCCGCCTCGCGCAGGATGAACCGCAGCGGCTGGGCGATGTTCGCCGGAGACAGTCCCGCCGTGGCCACCTGATAGAGCAGCGGCTGAAAAAGGTGATGGTTCGTCCGGTCGATGAGGGTGACATCGACGTCCTTGTCGGCCAAACCTTTCGCAGTGGCGAGGCCGGCAAATCCGCCCCCGATGATGATGACTCGTTTCTTTTCCATGGTTGCAAAGGAATCGTTGCTGAGCCGCCCGGGGATGCGGATTATTTTCTTAGGGGAAGGTTAGATAGGTGTAATCCTTCAGCCCTTTTTCGTAGTGGCCGAGCAAGCGCATGGCTTCGTTGGGCTTGAGCCGGTCGGACTTAATTGCGGCATCGACCTGGGCTTTAACGAGGCGCATCAGCTCGTTGGTGTTCCATTGCGTCATGCCGAGAACGTTGCCGATCGTGCTGCCTTCGATGGTTTCCTCGATGTAGAAACCATCTTCCTCGTCCTCGTCGAGGAAGACGTGGGCCTCGTTCACGCGACCGAAAAGGTTGTGCAGATCGCCCATGATGTCCTGGTAGGCACCCATCAGAAAGAACCCGAGATAATACGGCTGGCCGGGCTGCAATTTGTGCAGCGGCAGCGTGCCTTTCACGTCTTCGAGGTCAATGAATTTGCTCACTTTTCCGTCGGAATCGCAGGTGATATCGACCAAAGTCCCGTTGCGCTCGGGGTGTTTGTCGAGGTGATGGATCGGCATGATCGGGAACAATTGCCCGAGCGCCCAGTGGTCGAGGAGCGACTGGAAAACGGAGAAGTTGCAGAGGTATTGGTCGCCGAGGGCGGTCTCCAGATCCTTCACCTCTTCGGGGACGTAGCGCAGTCCCTTGCAATGCTGCACGATCTCGGTCGCGATCTGCCAATAGACCGTCTCGATCTTCGCCTTGTGCTCGAGTTCCAACAGGCCAAGGTCGAACATCGAGAGTGCCTGATCGCGGATTTGCACCGCATCGTGGAGACTCTCCATGCGATTCTGGCGGGAAAGATTTCGCTGAATTTCCAGAACGTCGGACACCAGTTTGATGTCATCCGCTTCCAACTCGACTGGTGCGCTCGTTTTGCTTTTCTCAATCGCCCCAAACGCCTCCACCA comes from the Chthoniobacterales bacterium genome and includes:
- a CDS encoding NAD(P)/FAD-dependent oxidoreductase, which gives rise to MEKKRVIIIGGGFAGLATAKGLADKDVDVTLIDRTNHHLFQPLLYQVATAGLSPANIAQPLRFILREAENIRVLWSEVTSIDINARTVTTKDDAFSYDFLVVATGARHSYFGHPEWEQFAPGLKTLEDAVEIRRRIFTAFEVAEKAKTPEEQQAALTFIVIGGGPTGVEMAGAIGELSRQALKRDFRKIDPSVSRIILIDAAPRVLGMFDEDLSAAAYDDLAELGVDVRVHQKVTNVDASGVTVEGEHINANTVIWAAGNAASPLAKMLGEVDRPGRVLVQPDLSIAGHPEIFALGDMAHFTDKKGQPLPGVSPVAIQMGQHAAKNVLALASGRATTPFEYWDKGSMATIGRNRAVADLHWIKFTGLPAWLAWLFVHLAFLVGFRNQFLVFAQWTYSYFTFGKAARLITNNFQPAVPPKVESALTEMPKLADAV
- the larB gene encoding nickel pincer cofactor biosynthesis protein LarB codes for the protein MTDFVDLGHTRVDVAREARCGFPEVVFCESKTPEQVADIAMVLVEKNGLFLGTRTSREHFAAVAGRLPEAIYHELARCITWQKNTVEFHATVAVVCAGTSDLPVAEEARVTLEAFGNATKSFTDIGIAGLHRLLSVRDEIEACDVIIVVAGMEGALPSAVSGLTSKPVIAVPTSVGYGANFGGLAALLGMLNSCGSGVTVVNIDNGFGAAYAAASITRLLKRN
- a CDS encoding GNAT family N-acetyltransferase; protein product: MTPQTQIEPAVLEDIPQLTELLYDLFSQEPDFRPDTELQMHGLKMILEQPNRGRIFVLRSQNAIIGMINLLFTISTAEGGMVILLEDLVVRQQHRGQGYGTQLLEYAFNFARQKNFLRITLLTDRINEATIKFYQKHGFVTSDMVPMRYWIKRAGE